One stretch of Pradoshia sp. D12 DNA includes these proteins:
- the pnpS gene encoding two-component system histidine kinase PnpS yields the protein MKKFKLKITAEIAAITIIILLCFGLLIGKLLLYYYDKSVMNHLKEEGQLVTLYLGDADNGNDLEMKSNKLNNHLRSSFLIMNKEGRILYKTDKPSGWKNWDDSASLTEYMGDIRTDKQIGKKSDIRTGPSYYYMDDYSLDTGETGHFILVSNEDSSLYTKVWFILLGCLGFACVMIVLFVFQLIKKFAIPIESATKAALELTRGNYRARSYVGRNNENGILNHSINTVARNLQEMKIAHEIQKDRLSTLIENMGSALLLIDDKGFISMINHAYIDLFKVEEEEYLSELYYKVIKHEEINAIIEEIFMAEQKLKKQIVLTIGIERKNFEVYGAPIMGPKGEWKGILLVFHDITELKKLESVRKQFVANVSHELNTPVTSIKGFSETLLDGAMHDPQALEHFLSIILKESDRLQALIKELLELSKVEQQGFRLDIQEIDIVPVLSDTYAMLEKKASKKHIQFEIQDFKKPIMCEADTFRLKQVCLNLVSNAISYTPSYGKVQITAKEESDKIYIAIEDTGIGIEEKEFPRIFERFYRVDKDRSRESGGTGLGLAIAKHIMEAHEGEITVESQKNVGTTFIIILPKYQAKHT from the coding sequence ATGAAAAAGTTCAAGCTTAAAATAACTGCAGAGATAGCAGCCATCACTATTATTATACTTCTATGCTTTGGTTTGTTAATTGGGAAATTACTTCTTTATTATTATGATAAGTCTGTAATGAATCACCTTAAGGAAGAAGGGCAATTGGTAACTCTATACCTGGGTGATGCTGATAACGGCAATGATTTAGAGATGAAGTCTAATAAGTTGAACAATCATTTGCGCTCATCCTTTCTAATCATGAATAAGGAAGGGCGTATCCTGTATAAAACAGACAAGCCTTCGGGCTGGAAAAACTGGGATGATTCAGCATCCCTTACAGAATATATGGGAGATATAAGAACGGACAAGCAAATAGGAAAGAAATCCGATATCAGAACAGGGCCATCCTATTACTATATGGACGATTATTCGTTGGATACTGGGGAAACAGGCCATTTCATATTGGTTTCAAATGAAGATTCCTCTCTATATACAAAAGTATGGTTTATACTCTTGGGATGTTTGGGATTCGCCTGTGTGATGATCGTCCTGTTTGTATTTCAGTTAATCAAGAAGTTTGCGATTCCTATAGAAAGTGCTACAAAAGCTGCTCTGGAATTAACGAGAGGTAACTATCGGGCCCGTTCTTATGTCGGTAGAAATAATGAAAATGGAATTCTTAATCATTCTATTAATACTGTTGCCCGAAATTTGCAGGAAATGAAAATTGCTCATGAAATCCAAAAAGACAGATTGAGTACACTGATTGAAAATATGGGTAGCGCCCTGTTATTAATCGATGATAAAGGGTTTATCAGTATGATTAACCATGCCTATATTGATCTTTTCAAGGTAGAGGAAGAAGAATATTTATCTGAACTCTATTATAAAGTGATCAAACATGAAGAAATTAATGCGATTATTGAAGAAATCTTTATGGCTGAACAAAAATTAAAGAAACAAATCGTATTGACGATTGGAATTGAGCGGAAGAATTTTGAGGTATACGGTGCACCAATTATGGGACCTAAGGGAGAATGGAAGGGTATTCTACTTGTTTTCCATGATATCACTGAGCTAAAGAAATTAGAGTCAGTAAGGAAACAATTTGTTGCCAATGTGTCTCATGAACTGAATACACCGGTTACATCTATTAAGGGATTTTCGGAAACGCTCCTTGATGGAGCCATGCATGATCCGCAGGCATTAGAGCACTTCTTATCTATTATTTTAAAGGAAAGCGACAGGCTGCAGGCATTAATAAAGGAATTACTGGAGCTTTCAAAAGTGGAGCAACAAGGCTTCCGGCTCGATATACAGGAAATTGATATTGTTCCTGTTTTATCCGATACGTATGCCATGCTTGAGAAAAAAGCATCGAAGAAACATATTCAGTTCGAGATCCAGGATTTTAAAAAGCCTATTATGTGTGAAGCAGATACATTCAGGCTTAAACAAGTATGCCTTAATCTTGTTAGTAACGCGATTTCCTATACCCCGTCATATGGGAAAGTACAAATAACTGCAAAAGAAGAATCTGATAAAATTTATATTGCTATCGAGGATACCGGAATTGGCATAGAGGAAAAGGAGTTTCCTCGTATATTTGAAAGATTTTATCGAGTGGATAAAGACCGTAGCCGGGAATCAGGAGGAACGGGATTGGGACTTGCAATAGCTAAGCATATTATGGAGGCACATGAGGGAGAAATAACGGTAGAAAGCCAAAAGAATGTAGGAACCACTTTTATAATCATACTTCCTAAATACCAGGCCAAGCATACATAG
- a CDS encoding response regulator transcription factor: MSKKVLVVEDEQSIITLLTYNLEQAGYQVIKAMDGETGKRMAIAESPDIIILDLMLPKLDGIEVCKILRQNKIMTPILMLTAKDEEFDKVLGLELGADDYMTKPFSPREVVARVKALLRRAGMGNSGQDTSLEKQETSNLRIGELQIYPDRYEAYMREELLELTPKEFELLEYLARNKSRVLTRDQLLNVIWNYDFAGDTRIVDVHISHLREKIEQDTKKPDYIKTVRGLGYKLEEPRQ; encoded by the coding sequence ATGAGTAAAAAAGTCCTTGTAGTGGAAGACGAACAATCAATTATTACCTTACTAACCTATAATCTGGAACAAGCCGGCTATCAGGTTATTAAAGCAATGGATGGTGAGACAGGTAAAAGAATGGCTATAGCTGAGTCACCAGATATCATTATTCTAGATTTGATGCTGCCTAAACTGGATGGCATTGAGGTATGTAAAATCTTGAGACAAAATAAAATTATGACTCCAATTCTTATGTTAACAGCAAAGGATGAGGAATTTGATAAAGTGCTTGGGCTAGAATTGGGAGCAGATGATTATATGACAAAGCCATTTAGCCCGAGAGAAGTTGTGGCCAGAGTGAAGGCTCTTCTTAGGAGAGCTGGGATGGGAAATTCCGGGCAGGATACTTCTTTAGAAAAACAAGAAACAAGCAATTTGAGAATTGGAGAGTTACAAATATATCCGGACAGATATGAAGCATATATGAGAGAGGAGTTACTTGAGCTAACTCCGAAGGAATTTGAGCTGTTAGAGTATCTTGCGAGGAATAAATCCAGAGTTCTGACAAGAGATCAGCTCCTTAATGTGATATGGAACTATGATTTTGCCGGAGATACTCGAATTGTCGATGTCCATATTAGTCACTTGCGTGAAAAAATTGAACAAGATACGAAAAAGCCTGATTATATTAAAACCGTACGCGGGTTGGGATATAAACTTGAGGAACCAAGGCAATGA
- the mdh gene encoding malate dehydrogenase: MVFNRKKISVIGSGFTGATTAFLLAQKELGDVVLVDIPQLENPTKGKALDMAEAGPVMGFDASITGTSNYEDTKDSDLVIITAGIARKPGMSRDDLVQTNQNIMRSVAKEIVKYSPDSYIIVLTNPVDAMTYTVFKETGFPKNRVIGQSGVLDTARFRTFIAQELNLSVKDITGFVLGGHGDDMVPLVRYSYAGGIPLEALLPKERLEQIVERTRKGGGEIVSLLGNGSAYYAPAASLVEMAEAVLKDQRRVIPAIAYLEGEYGYSGIYLGVPTILGANGIEKVIELELLDEEKAALDQSAEAVRNVMSVLA, translated from the coding sequence ATGGTATTTAACCGAAAAAAAATATCTGTCATTGGCAGTGGTTTTACAGGAGCAACGACCGCGTTTCTTTTAGCTCAAAAAGAACTTGGGGATGTAGTGTTGGTTGATATTCCGCAATTGGAAAATCCCACAAAGGGCAAAGCTTTAGATATGGCAGAAGCAGGCCCTGTAATGGGATTTGATGCATCCATTACTGGAACATCAAATTACGAGGATACAAAGGATTCTGATCTGGTTATTATTACTGCAGGAATTGCGCGTAAGCCAGGGATGAGCCGGGATGATCTAGTTCAAACGAACCAAAACATTATGCGCTCAGTAGCTAAAGAGATTGTAAAATATTCTCCTGACAGTTATATTATTGTTCTTACTAATCCAGTTGATGCAATGACCTATACGGTATTTAAGGAAACCGGATTCCCCAAAAATCGTGTGATCGGTCAATCGGGTGTATTGGATACGGCTAGATTCCGTACATTTATCGCTCAGGAATTAAATTTGTCAGTTAAGGATATAACAGGTTTTGTGTTGGGTGGACACGGCGATGATATGGTACCACTTGTTCGATATTCATATGCTGGCGGCATTCCTTTAGAAGCTCTTCTGCCAAAGGAACGTCTAGAGCAAATAGTCGAACGGACGAGAAAAGGCGGCGGAGAAATTGTTAGTCTTCTTGGTAATGGAAGTGCATATTATGCCCCTGCTGCTTCACTTGTAGAAATGGCAGAAGCTGTATTAAAGGATCAGCGGAGAGTGATTCCTGCAATAGCCTATTTGGAAGGTGAATATGGATATAGCGGAATATACTTAGGTGTTCCAACTATTTTGGGGGCAAATGGCATAGAGAAAGTAATTGAGCTTGAATTACTTGATGAAGAAAAAGCAGCATTGGATCAATCTGCTGAAGCAGTTCGAAACGTTATGTCTGTACTTGCTTAA
- the icd gene encoding NADP-dependent isocitrate dehydrogenase, with protein MSMGEKITVVDGVLQVPNQAIIPFIEGDGTGPDIWAAASRVLEAAVNKAYNGEKEIVWKEVLAGEKAFNQTGEWLPKETLDVIKEYLIAIKGPLTTPVGGGIRSLNVALRQELDLYTCLRPVRYFNGVPSPVKRPQDTDMVIFRENTEDIYAGIEYAKGSDDVKKLLTFLREEMGVSKIRFPETSGLGIKPISEEGTKRLVRAALNYIIKEGRKSLTLVHKGNIMKFTEGAFKNWGYEVAEEEFGDQVFTWAQYDRIKEAEGTEAANKAQADAEAAGKIIVKDSIADIFLQQILTRPREFDVVATMNLNGDYISDALAAQVGGIGIAPGANINYVTGHAIFEATHGTAPKYAGLDKVNPSSVILSGVLMLEHLGWTEAANLITQSMEKTIETKVVTYDFARLMDGASEVKCSEFADELIKNMD; from the coding sequence ATGAGTATGGGAGAAAAAATCACAGTTGTCGATGGAGTACTGCAAGTGCCAAACCAGGCGATTATACCATTTATTGAAGGGGATGGAACAGGTCCTGATATTTGGGCAGCTGCATCAAGAGTGTTGGAAGCGGCAGTAAACAAAGCATACAATGGGGAAAAAGAAATAGTTTGGAAAGAAGTACTTGCTGGTGAGAAAGCATTTAATCAAACAGGAGAATGGCTTCCTAAAGAAACGCTTGACGTTATTAAAGAATATTTAATCGCGATTAAAGGACCGCTTACAACACCGGTTGGCGGAGGTATTCGTTCTTTAAATGTAGCTTTGCGCCAAGAACTTGATTTATATACTTGCTTGCGCCCGGTTCGTTATTTTAATGGAGTTCCATCACCGGTTAAAAGACCACAGGACACGGATATGGTTATCTTCCGTGAAAATACAGAAGACATTTATGCAGGAATTGAATATGCAAAAGGATCTGATGACGTTAAAAAATTATTAACCTTCCTGCGTGAAGAAATGGGTGTTTCCAAAATCCGTTTCCCTGAGACTTCCGGACTTGGAATCAAGCCGATTTCTGAAGAAGGCACAAAACGTCTTGTCAGAGCTGCACTTAATTATATAATTAAAGAAGGACGTAAATCCCTCACGCTTGTTCATAAAGGAAATATCATGAAGTTTACAGAGGGAGCCTTCAAAAACTGGGGTTATGAAGTTGCTGAAGAAGAATTCGGTGATCAAGTATTCACTTGGGCACAGTATGACCGCATTAAAGAAGCAGAAGGTACAGAGGCTGCAAACAAAGCACAGGCAGATGCAGAGGCAGCTGGTAAAATTATTGTTAAAGATTCCATTGCAGATATCTTCCTGCAGCAAATCTTAACAAGACCAAGAGAATTTGATGTAGTTGCAACCATGAATCTAAATGGAGATTATATCTCTGACGCTCTTGCAGCACAGGTTGGTGGAATAGGTATTGCGCCTGGTGCCAATATCAACTATGTTACAGGCCATGCAATTTTTGAAGCAACACACGGAACAGCACCTAAATATGCTGGTCTTGATAAGGTGAATCCTTCATCAGTAATCCTATCAGGTGTATTGATGCTTGAGCATCTGGGCTGGACTGAAGCTGCTAATTTGATTACACAATCAATGGAAAAAACGATAGAAACAAAAGTGGTTACATATGACTTCGCCCGTTTAATGGATGGAGCGAGTGAAGTGAAATGTTCTGAATTTGCTGATGAGCTCATAAAAAATATGGATTAA
- the citZ gene encoding citrate synthase → MSVTKGLEGVVATSSSISSIIDDTLTYVGYDIDDLAENASFEEVIYLLWHRRLPNKLELEDLKNQLAANAGLPNEMIEHFKMYPIDTIHPMGALRTAVSLLGLYDEEADIMDEEANFRKAIRLQAKILSIVTAFSRIRKGEEPIAPRKDFGYAQNFLYMLNGKEPEQIEIEAFNKALVLHADHELNASTFTARVCVATLSDIYSGVTAAIGALKGPLHGGANEAVMKMLSEIGSVENVDSYISNKLANKEKIMGFGHRVYRKGDPRAKHLREMSQRLTNLTGEPKWYEISSKIEELVTSKKPLPPNVDFYSASVYHSLGIDHDLFTPIFAVSRMSGWIAHILEQYENNRLIRPRAEYVGPGMQKYIPVNNR, encoded by the coding sequence ATGTCTGTTACAAAGGGTCTTGAAGGAGTAGTGGCTACATCATCTTCAATCAGTTCTATTATCGATGACACATTGACATATGTCGGTTATGATATCGATGATTTGGCTGAAAACGCAAGTTTCGAAGAGGTTATTTATTTGTTATGGCATCGCAGATTACCCAACAAGCTAGAATTGGAAGATTTGAAGAATCAACTTGCTGCAAATGCAGGACTTCCTAATGAAATGATTGAACATTTCAAAATGTATCCGATTGATACGATTCATCCAATGGGAGCATTAAGAACAGCTGTATCTTTATTGGGGTTATATGATGAGGAAGCCGATATTATGGATGAAGAAGCAAATTTCAGAAAAGCAATACGTTTGCAAGCTAAAATCCTATCCATTGTGACGGCTTTTTCACGCATTCGTAAAGGCGAAGAACCTATTGCGCCACGTAAAGATTTTGGCTATGCACAGAATTTTCTTTATATGCTGAATGGCAAAGAACCTGAACAGATTGAAATTGAGGCATTTAACAAAGCATTAGTTTTACATGCGGACCATGAATTAAATGCATCTACATTTACTGCGCGTGTATGTGTAGCTACATTGTCGGATATTTATTCGGGTGTCACAGCAGCAATTGGTGCCTTAAAGGGACCATTGCATGGCGGGGCTAATGAAGCAGTTATGAAAATGCTATCTGAAATAGGCTCTGTTGAAAATGTTGATAGCTATATAAGTAATAAATTAGCAAATAAAGAAAAGATAATGGGCTTTGGACATCGTGTCTACAGAAAAGGAGATCCACGTGCAAAGCATCTTCGTGAAATGTCCCAAAGACTCACGAACTTAACGGGTGAACCGAAGTGGTATGAAATATCTTCCAAAATTGAAGAGCTAGTTACTTCAAAAAAACCACTTCCTCCAAATGTAGATTTTTATTCTGCTTCTGTATACCACAGTCTGGGGATTGATCATGATTTATTTACACCTATCTTTGCGGTTAGCCGTATGTCAGGATGGATTGCCCATATTCTGGAGCAATATGAAAACAACCGATTGATTCGCCCGCGTGCTGAATATGTGGGACCAGGAATGCAAAAATATATACCAGTTAATAATCGTTAA
- a CDS encoding DUF441 domain-containing protein, whose translation MYGPYIFLVILLAIGIFAKNSSLTFAVLFLLVFKIVGLDGKMFSYIQSKGINWGVTIITIAVLVPIATGHIGFKQLTEAMKSPYAWIAMLSGIAVALIAKNGVQLLVSDPHITVALVFGTILAVGLFNGVAVGPLIGAGIAYLAMQLIDFFR comes from the coding sequence ATGTATGGTCCATACATATTTTTAGTTATTCTTTTGGCGATAGGGATATTTGCGAAAAACAGTTCCCTTACATTTGCAGTTCTTTTTTTGCTTGTATTTAAAATTGTCGGTTTAGATGGAAAAATGTTCAGTTATATTCAGTCTAAGGGGATTAATTGGGGTGTTACGATTATTACCATTGCTGTATTAGTGCCGATTGCCACAGGCCATATAGGGTTTAAGCAACTGACGGAAGCAATGAAATCGCCGTATGCCTGGATTGCTATGTTATCTGGAATAGCCGTTGCATTAATTGCGAAGAATGGTGTGCAGCTTTTGGTAAGTGATCCTCATATTACGGTGGCACTCGTTTTTGGAACGATCCTAGCTGTCGGTCTTTTTAATGGGGTAGCAGTAGGTCCATTAATCGGAGCTGGGATTGCATATCTTGCCATGCAGCTTATTGATTTTTTCAGATAA
- the ytvI gene encoding sporulation integral membrane protein YtvI, translated as MNLEHLYRVLRFLVVIIGIYLSVYLLLIIAKYTYPFIIGFSFAYLLKPFVTFLTNKLKIPKSLSVILSMLVTVALIAGLITFLVAEMVAGITYLSEALPEHLNTMVVYTQNYITNHFIPFYEKIISFFNTLDTGQQDTILSNIEQLGKEAGNTIVSILQSFLAFLPVVIGWLPSVGTGAIFTLLATFFIAKEWDRFINYSKKMLPNKTMYNLKNVMKELEKALFGFIRAQLTLISITALIVLVGLLILRVDYAITIALIIGFVDLLPYLGTGLVFVPWIIYELIIGNFGFALGLGILYTVVIVQRQFMEPKILSSSIGLDPLATLVAIFVGFKLIGFLGFILGPIILVILSTLYKLHILHDLKDYIMGVQPPPPK; from the coding sequence ATGAACCTTGAACACCTTTATAGAGTTTTACGCTTCTTAGTCGTTATTATCGGGATTTATCTATCCGTTTATTTACTGCTTATCATAGCTAAATATACATACCCATTTATCATAGGTTTTTCGTTTGCCTACTTGCTTAAACCTTTTGTTACGTTCTTAACGAATAAACTTAAAATACCAAAAAGTTTATCTGTTATTCTCTCTATGCTTGTTACGGTTGCGCTTATTGCTGGTTTGATTACCTTTCTTGTAGCTGAAATGGTTGCCGGGATAACCTATCTGTCAGAAGCATTGCCTGAACATTTAAATACGATGGTAGTATATACACAAAATTACATTACAAATCACTTCATCCCATTCTACGAGAAAATCATATCCTTCTTTAATACTCTTGATACAGGGCAACAGGATACCATTTTGTCAAATATAGAACAGCTAGGGAAAGAAGCTGGTAATACCATTGTGTCGATTCTACAATCGTTTTTAGCTTTTTTGCCTGTTGTTATTGGCTGGCTTCCAAGTGTAGGAACAGGGGCTATCTTTACTTTACTGGCCACATTTTTTATTGCGAAGGAATGGGATAGATTTATTAATTACAGTAAAAAAATGCTACCGAATAAAACCATGTACAATCTTAAGAACGTCATGAAAGAGTTGGAGAAAGCATTATTCGGTTTTATAAGAGCACAGCTGACGTTAATATCAATAACAGCCTTAATTGTTCTGGTTGGTTTATTAATTCTGCGGGTTGATTATGCCATTACAATCGCCCTTATAATTGGATTTGTTGATTTATTGCCCTATCTGGGTACAGGTTTAGTTTTCGTTCCATGGATTATATACGAGTTGATTATCGGCAACTTCGGATTTGCACTTGGTCTTGGTATTTTATATACGGTAGTGATTGTTCAAAGGCAATTCATGGAACCGAAAATCCTTTCCTCAAGCATCGGTCTGGATCCATTGGCTACTTTAGTTGCTATCTTTGTCGGATTTAAGCTAATTGGGTTTTTAGGTTTTATTTTAGGTCCCATTATCTTAGTGATATTGAGTACATTATATAAATTGCATATCCTTCATGATTTAAAAGATTATATTATGGGAGTTCAGCCCCCTCCTCCTAAATAA
- a CDS encoding FxsA family protein has product MKLSTIFFILIPIIEIIVLLVSGSYLGIGWTVFLIFFTGIIGVFLAKKQGLQVIQRAKDQMSKGFMPGEEVYSGICILIGGFLLLLPGFISDIVGFLLLMPFTRKAFKPILYALLTKYMSKSRKTITIIR; this is encoded by the coding sequence ATGAAGCTCTCAACCATATTTTTCATTCTGATACCAATTATTGAAATTATTGTTTTGTTGGTGTCGGGTTCTTATTTGGGTATTGGCTGGACGGTTTTCCTCATCTTTTTTACTGGGATCATCGGAGTATTCTTGGCCAAGAAACAAGGCTTGCAGGTCATCCAGCGCGCAAAGGACCAGATGAGTAAAGGATTTATGCCCGGTGAAGAAGTATACAGCGGGATCTGTATTCTAATTGGAGGCTTCCTGTTATTACTGCCTGGTTTTATCAGTGATATAGTGGGGTTCCTGCTGCTAATGCCATTTACAAGGAAAGCCTTTAAGCCAATCCTCTATGCACTGCTTACAAAGTATATGAGTAAATCACGCAAAACGATTACGATTATTCGATAA
- the pyk gene encoding pyruvate kinase: MRKTKIVCTIGPASESLEKLKALMEAGMNVARLNFSHGSHEEHRARIQTIRQAAEETGKTVGILLDTKGPEIRTHNMENGGFELVAGQDVTISMTEVLGTPEKFSITYEGLIDDVHEGSRILVDDGLIGLEVTGLDKDKKEIYTKVLNTGMIKNKKGVNVPGVSVKLPGITQKDAEDIVFGIQEDVDFIAASFVRRGADVLEIRELLENHNAGHIQIIPKIENHEGVENIEEILAVSDGLMVARGDLGVEIPAEDVPLVQKDLIKRCNTVGKPVITATQMLDSMQRNPRPTRAEASDVANAIFDGTDAIMLSGETAAGQYPVEAVQTMHNIASKAETALNYKAILSARSKDHDYNVTDAIGQSVAHTALNLNVSAIITPTQSGSTARVISRYRPKTPIIAITSDERVMRRLALVSGVYPILGTSTTTTDDMLENAVQAATEKNLVKPGELVIITAGVPVNESGTTNIMKIHLIGSVLASAQGIGRKSASGRVVIANNAEEAIAKAKEGCILVTNATDKDMMPAIEKCAALVTVEGGLTSHAAVVGLSQGIPVIVGFENATTVLQDNQVITVDSRSGRIYEGNTGIL, encoded by the coding sequence GTGCGTAAAACAAAAATCGTATGTACAATTGGACCAGCCAGTGAATCATTAGAAAAGTTAAAAGCATTAATGGAAGCAGGAATGAATGTTGCCCGTCTAAACTTTTCTCATGGTAGCCATGAAGAGCACCGTGCAAGAATTCAAACTATTCGCCAGGCTGCAGAAGAAACTGGTAAAACAGTTGGGATTTTACTTGATACAAAAGGACCGGAAATTCGCACTCACAACATGGAAAATGGTGGGTTCGAATTAGTAGCAGGTCAAGATGTTACCATTTCTATGACTGAAGTACTTGGTACTCCGGAGAAATTCTCAATCACTTATGAAGGCTTAATCGATGATGTTCATGAAGGATCCAGAATCCTTGTTGATGATGGTTTAATTGGTCTTGAAGTAACTGGTTTAGATAAAGATAAAAAAGAAATCTATACAAAAGTTCTTAACACAGGAATGATTAAGAATAAAAAAGGTGTTAACGTACCAGGAGTTTCTGTCAAATTACCAGGAATTACACAAAAAGATGCGGAAGATATCGTATTCGGTATTCAAGAAGATGTTGATTTCATTGCAGCTTCCTTTGTAAGAAGAGGAGCGGACGTTCTTGAAATCAGAGAATTGCTTGAAAATCATAATGCAGGTCATATCCAAATCATCCCGAAAATCGAAAACCACGAAGGTGTAGAAAATATTGAAGAGATCTTAGCGGTTTCTGATGGTTTAATGGTTGCGCGTGGGGACCTTGGCGTTGAAATTCCTGCCGAAGATGTACCTCTTGTTCAAAAAGATTTAATTAAACGCTGCAATACAGTGGGTAAACCGGTTATTACAGCAACGCAAATGTTAGATTCAATGCAACGTAATCCTCGTCCAACTCGTGCGGAAGCAAGTGACGTAGCGAATGCAATTTTTGATGGAACAGATGCAATCATGCTTTCAGGTGAAACAGCAGCTGGCCAATATCCAGTTGAAGCTGTTCAAACTATGCACAACATTGCTAGTAAAGCAGAAACAGCTTTAAATTATAAAGCAATTCTTTCTGCCCGCAGTAAAGATCATGATTATAATGTAACTGATGCAATTGGGCAATCTGTAGCACATACAGCATTAAACTTAAATGTTTCAGCTATTATTACACCGACACAAAGTGGATCAACAGCACGTGTAATTTCCCGTTACCGTCCTAAAACACCTATCATCGCAATCACATCTGATGAAAGAGTGATGAGAAGATTAGCGTTGGTATCTGGTGTATATCCAATTCTAGGAACTAGTACTACTACTACAGATGATATGCTTGAAAATGCAGTTCAAGCAGCAACTGAGAAAAACTTAGTAAAACCTGGTGAATTGGTTATTATCACAGCGGGTGTACCAGTGAATGAATCAGGCACAACTAATATTATGAAAATCCACTTGATCGGTTCTGTTTTAGCAAGTGCTCAAGGAATTGGAAGAAAGTCTGCTTCAGGCCGTGTAGTTATTGCTAACAACGCTGAAGAAGCGATTGCTAAAGCAAAAGAAGGTTGTATTTTAGTTACAAATGCAACGGACAAAGATATGATGCCAGCGATTGAAAAATGCGCAGCATTGGTAACTGTAGAAGGCGGTTTAACAAGCCATGCTGCAGTAGTTGGTTTAAGCCAGGGTATTCCGGTTATTGTTGGATTTGAAAATGCTACAACAGTGTTACAGGACAACCAGGTTATTACTGTAGATAGCCGAAGCGGCCGTATTTACGAAGGTAATACAGGAATTCTGTAA
- the pfkA gene encoding 6-phosphofructokinase, producing the protein MKRIGVLTSGGDSPGMNAAVRAVVRKAIYHNIEVYGIYNGYQGLLNGNIKKLEIGSVGDIIHRGGTMLYTARCPEFKERDVQLQGIEQLKKFGIEGLVVIGGDGSYRGAKALTEHGFPCIGVPGTIDNDIPGTEFTIGFDTALNTVIDSIDKIRDTATSHERTYVIEVMGRNAGDLALWAGLAGGAESILIPEENYDMNDIINKLKRGHDRGKKHSIIIVAEGVGSGMEIGEDIQKRTGFETRVTVLGHVQRGGSPTATDRVLASRLAANAVELLLDGKGGRAVGIVNNKLVDYDIIEALKIPHVVDKKMYELSQELSI; encoded by the coding sequence ATGAAAAGAATAGGTGTATTAACAAGTGGGGGAGATTCACCAGGCATGAATGCCGCAGTACGTGCCGTTGTAAGAAAAGCGATTTACCATAATATTGAGGTTTATGGGATTTACAACGGATACCAAGGTCTTTTAAATGGGAACATAAAAAAGCTTGAGATCGGATCTGTAGGAGATATTATACATAGAGGCGGAACGATGCTGTATACGGCTCGTTGTCCGGAATTCAAGGAAAGAGATGTTCAATTGCAAGGTATAGAACAATTGAAGAAATTTGGAATTGAAGGACTTGTTGTTATAGGTGGAGATGGTTCTTATCGTGGAGCCAAAGCTTTAACAGAACATGGATTTCCATGTATAGGTGTACCGGGCACGATTGATAATGATATTCCAGGAACCGAATTCACAATTGGATTCGATACTGCCTTGAATACCGTTATTGATTCTATTGATAAAATCAGAGATACAGCTACTTCACACGAAAGAACATACGTTATTGAGGTAATGGGAAGAAATGCCGGAGATCTTGCACTATGGGCAGGACTTGCAGGCGGAGCGGAATCTATTCTTATCCCCGAAGAAAACTATGATATGAATGATATCATTAATAAGCTGAAGCGTGGGCATGATAGAGGAAAGAAACATAGTATTATTATTGTTGCTGAAGGTGTTGGCAGTGGTATGGAAATCGGTGAAGATATCCAGAAACGCACTGGCTTCGAAACGCGTGTGACAGTTCTAGGACATGTTCAGCGCGGTGGATCACCAACAGCGACAGATCGCGTATTAGCCAGTCGATTGGCTGCTAATGCAGTTGAATTGCTCCTTGATGGAAAAGGCGGCCGCGCAGTAGGGATCGTTAACAATAAATTGGTTGATTATGACATTATTGAGGCATTAAAGATACCACATGTGGTTGACAAAAAAATGTATGAATTATCTCAGGAGCTTTCAATTTAA